One Vibrio penaeicida DNA segment encodes these proteins:
- the xerC gene encoding tyrosine recombinase XerC produces MSNAPLPSDIQKPLDRFFEFLRSERGLSLHTQRNYKLQLHSMAEHLVSLGLNNWSQVDAAWVRQLASKGMRDGMKASSIATRLSSLRSFFDFLILRGEMQANPAKGVSAPRKQRPLPKNLDVDEVGQLLEVDENDPLSVRDRAMMELMYGAGLRLAELVSIDVKHISMSKGELRVVGKGDKERKVPFSGMAKEWVKNWLKMRGELASSDEPALFVSKLGVRISHRNVQKRMAEWGQKQSVASHISPHKLRHSFATHMLESSGNLRAVQELLGHENISTTQIYTHLDFQHLATAYDKAHPRARKKDSSNKDD; encoded by the coding sequence ATGTCCAACGCACCTCTTCCCAGTGATATTCAAAAGCCTCTCGATCGTTTCTTTGAATTTTTAAGAAGCGAGCGAGGGCTTAGCCTCCACACTCAGCGTAATTACAAACTTCAACTTCATAGCATGGCCGAACATCTTGTTTCTTTGGGGCTAAATAATTGGTCTCAAGTCGATGCAGCTTGGGTTCGCCAGTTAGCCAGTAAAGGCATGCGAGATGGCATGAAAGCCAGCAGCATCGCAACTCGACTATCTTCACTCCGTTCGTTCTTTGATTTCTTAATATTGCGCGGTGAGATGCAAGCAAACCCCGCAAAGGGAGTGTCTGCTCCACGTAAACAGCGCCCATTGCCGAAGAACTTAGATGTGGATGAAGTTGGTCAGCTACTCGAAGTGGATGAGAACGATCCACTGTCGGTGCGTGACCGTGCCATGATGGAGCTGATGTATGGTGCCGGTTTGCGTTTAGCTGAATTGGTGAGTATCGATGTTAAACATATATCGATGTCCAAAGGGGAGCTACGCGTTGTCGGTAAAGGTGACAAAGAACGAAAAGTGCCTTTTTCTGGTATGGCGAAAGAGTGGGTAAAAAACTGGCTCAAAATGCGAGGAGAACTGGCATCCTCAGATGAACCCGCGCTCTTTGTATCGAAACTGGGCGTGCGGATTTCTCATCGAAACGTGCAAAAGCGGATGGCGGAGTGGGGACAAAAGCAATCTGTCGCGAGTCATATCAGCCCACACAAACTCAGACACTCTTTTGCCACTCATATGCTTGAATCCAGTGGTAATTTACGTGCGGTACAAGAGCTGCTTGGGCACGAGAACATCTCTACCACCCAAATATATACTCACCTTGATTTTCAG
- a CDS encoding DUF484 family protein, producing the protein MSYPEADALTAEIVAEYLQDNPDFFQHRSELVGRLSIPHQQQGAVSLVEVQLNRHRQRIEELEEEITQLMSLAANNDRTFHEFMDLQQQVLNCDNLTQVAHCIEQKSKDLGLKGWMKIFECPDKNHHLEQEQYQRFATNHFNGKDAFLGRMKQTDRALLFSDDSVPELGSFAVLPIIRKKPLGIIAFSSDDGGHFQPNMDTLFLRHLTLVVSHLVENLSWQSDEKTHVQRTSSQ; encoded by the coding sequence TTGTCTTATCCAGAAGCGGATGCACTCACGGCTGAAATTGTTGCCGAATATCTGCAAGATAACCCTGATTTTTTCCAGCACCGTTCAGAGCTGGTTGGTCGCTTATCGATTCCACACCAACAACAAGGTGCGGTTTCATTGGTCGAAGTTCAGCTGAATCGCCATCGTCAACGCATTGAAGAATTGGAAGAAGAAATCACTCAGCTTATGTCACTTGCGGCGAACAATGATCGCACGTTTCACGAGTTTATGGATTTGCAGCAACAGGTGCTTAATTGTGACAACTTGACTCAAGTTGCGCATTGCATTGAGCAAAAATCCAAAGACTTAGGCTTGAAGGGCTGGATGAAAATTTTTGAATGTCCAGATAAGAACCATCATTTGGAACAAGAGCAGTACCAGCGTTTTGCGACGAATCACTTTAATGGGAAAGACGCCTTTTTGGGACGCATGAAGCAGACGGATCGTGCATTGCTGTTTTCCGATGACTCTGTCCCAGAGCTCGGTTCATTTGCAGTCTTGCCTATAATCAGAAAGAAGCCGTTGGGAATCATTGCCTTTTCCAGTGACGACGGCGGTCATTTTCAACCGAACATGGACACCTTATTTTTACGTCATTTGACGCTGGTGGTCAGCCATTTGGTAGAAAACCTTTCATGGCAGTCTGATGAGAAAACCCATGTCCAACGCACCTCTTCCCAGTGA
- the dapF gene encoding diaminopimelate epimerase: MHFHFSKMHGLGNDFMVVDCITQNVFFSPDLIRRLADRYTGIGFDQLLVVEAPYDPETDFHYRIFNADGSEVEQCGNGARCFARFVRMKGLTNKHAIGVSTKKGKMVLNIEDGDQVTVNMGEPVFEPSKIPFKAKQKEKTYILRADDQTLFCGAVSMGNPHVVTVVDDISTADVDNLGPLLESHERFPERVNAGFMQVVSRNEVNLRVYERGAGETQACGSGACGAVAVGIVQGLLDEEVTVHLPGGDLKIRWQGPGKPLYMTGPATHVFDGQLSC, from the coding sequence ATGCACTTTCATTTTTCTAAAATGCACGGATTGGGTAACGACTTCATGGTTGTGGATTGCATTACCCAAAATGTGTTTTTCTCTCCGGATTTGATCCGCCGATTGGCGGATCGTTATACCGGAATTGGGTTCGATCAGCTGCTGGTGGTTGAAGCGCCTTACGATCCAGAAACCGACTTCCATTATCGTATTTTCAATGCGGATGGTAGCGAAGTGGAGCAATGTGGTAATGGCGCGCGTTGTTTTGCTCGTTTTGTCAGAATGAAAGGCTTAACCAATAAACACGCGATAGGCGTCAGCACCAAGAAAGGCAAAATGGTGCTCAATATTGAAGATGGCGATCAGGTTACGGTCAATATGGGCGAACCTGTTTTTGAACCTTCTAAAATTCCATTTAAAGCCAAGCAAAAAGAGAAAACCTACATTCTGCGTGCTGATGACCAAACTCTATTTTGTGGTGCCGTAAGTATGGGTAATCCCCATGTGGTTACCGTCGTTGATGATATATCCACGGCCGACGTCGATAATTTAGGACCTCTTCTGGAATCACATGAACGCTTCCCTGAGCGAGTAAATGCTGGCTTTATGCAGGTTGTATCCCGCAATGAAGTCAATTTGCGAGTGTACGAACGCGGAGCAGGGGAAACTCAGGCTTGCGGAAGTGGTGCTTGTGGGGCTGTTGCCGTTGGTATTGTGCAGGGCTTACTTGATGAAGAAGTCACCGTACATTTACCTGGAGGCGATTTAAAAATTCGCTGGCAGGGACCCGGCAAGCCACTGTATATGACTGGACCAGCAACCCACGTGTTTGACGGTCAATTAAGCTGTTAG
- the lysA gene encoding diaminopimelate decarboxylase: MDYFNYQDDGQLWAEDVSLTELANQYGTPLYVYSRATLERHWNAFDKSVGDHPHLVCYAVKANSNLGVLNVLARLGSGFDIVSRGELERVIAAGGDPAKIVFSGVGKTADEMRRALQLNIKCFNVESEPELELLNKVAKELGVVAPISLRINPDVDANTHPYISTGLLENKFGIAFDQALRVYKFAQTLDSLDIQGIDCHIGSQLTDIEPFIDAVDRLLGLIDQLKAEGIEVKHLDVGGGLGVVYKDELPPEPSDYAKALLGRLTNHSDLELIFEPGRAIAANTGVLLTQVEFLKHTEHKNFAIIDAAMNDLIRPALYQAWQDIVPVVPREGEATNYDLVGPICETGDFLGKDRALVLEQGDLLAVRSAGAYAFVMSSNYNTRARAAEVMVDGKQSHLVRQREELSSLWELEQVLPE, translated from the coding sequence TTGGATTACTTTAATTATCAGGATGATGGTCAGCTTTGGGCTGAGGACGTCTCATTAACTGAATTGGCGAATCAATATGGAACGCCATTATACGTATACTCACGTGCAACGTTGGAACGCCATTGGAACGCGTTTGATAAATCAGTGGGTGATCATCCCCACCTAGTGTGTTATGCCGTGAAAGCAAACTCCAACTTAGGTGTGCTGAACGTATTGGCCAGACTGGGTTCTGGTTTTGATATTGTATCTCGTGGCGAATTAGAGCGTGTTATCGCTGCTGGTGGCGATCCTGCAAAAATTGTTTTTTCTGGTGTGGGTAAAACCGCGGACGAAATGCGCCGTGCGCTGCAACTGAATATCAAATGTTTCAATGTCGAGTCAGAGCCAGAGCTAGAGCTACTCAATAAGGTAGCGAAAGAGCTGGGTGTTGTAGCACCAATCTCATTGCGAATTAATCCCGATGTAGACGCTAATACTCACCCATACATTTCTACAGGTTTGCTAGAAAACAAATTTGGTATCGCCTTCGATCAAGCGTTGCGCGTTTACAAGTTTGCTCAAACGCTTGATAGCCTAGATATTCAAGGTATTGATTGTCATATCGGCTCCCAGCTAACGGATATCGAACCTTTTATCGACGCAGTCGATCGTTTGCTTGGCTTGATTGATCAGCTAAAAGCAGAAGGAATAGAAGTTAAGCACCTTGATGTAGGTGGTGGCTTAGGCGTGGTATACAAAGATGAACTACCACCGGAGCCTTCTGATTACGCCAAAGCATTATTAGGCAGATTAACGAACCACTCTGACTTGGAGCTGATTTTCGAACCAGGTCGTGCGATTGCTGCAAATACAGGTGTATTGCTGACGCAGGTTGAATTCCTAAAACATACCGAACACAAAAACTTTGCGATTATTGATGCCGCAATGAACGACTTGATCCGCCCTGCACTGTATCAAGCATGGCAAGATATCGTTCCTGTTGTACCGCGTGAGGGTGAGGCAACCAACTATGATTTGGTTGGTCCGATTTGCGAGACTGGTGACTTCTTAGGTAAAGACCGAGCTTTGGTTCTGGAGCAAGGTGACTTGCTTGCGGTTCGCAGTGCCGGCGCTTACGCATTCGTGATGTCTTCTAACTACAACACACGTGCACGAGCTGCGGAAGTTATGGTTGATGGCAAACAAAGCCACTTAGTTCGTCAACGTGAAGAGTTGAGCAGCTTGTGGGAACTGGAACAAGTGTTACCGGAGTAA
- the lptM gene encoding LPS translocon maturation chaperone LptM: MKKSITALLMFVVLGLAGCGQTGALYLPSDSEQNEQTQ, encoded by the coding sequence ATGAAAAAGTCAATCACGGCACTTTTAATGTTTGTGGTACTCGGTCTTGCCGGGTGTGGACAGACTGGAGCGCTTTACTTACCAAGTGACTCCGAGCAAAACGAACAAACGCAATAG
- the cyaY gene encoding iron donor protein CyaY, whose amino-acid sequence MNDTEFHQLVDEQLQTIEEAIDDSGADIDYETSGNVMTLEFENRSQIIINRQEPMHEIWLASKSGGFHFKLQGSEWICSKTGIELIAMVKEECEKHAQESIDWV is encoded by the coding sequence ATGAACGATACTGAATTTCATCAATTAGTGGATGAGCAGCTGCAAACTATCGAAGAAGCCATAGATGATTCAGGCGCGGACATCGATTATGAAACGTCGGGTAACGTTATGACCCTAGAATTTGAAAACCGCTCTCAGATAATCATCAACCGACAAGAGCCTATGCACGAGATTTGGCTTGCTTCAAAATCGGGTGGTTTCCACTTCAAATTACAAGGTAGTGAATGGATTTGCTCGAAGACAGGTATTGAGCTGATCGCCATGGTAAAAGAAGAGTGTGAAAAGCACGCACAAGAATCGATAGATTGGGTATAA